One genomic region from Chlamydiales bacterium STE3 encodes:
- a CDS encoding putative 3-methyladenine DNA glycosylase (Product derived from UniProtKB/Swiss-Prot:Q11UN5;EC number derived from UniProtKB/Swiss-Prot:Q11UN5) — protein sequence MKIASDYYLNEDTLFMGQDLLGKYLMTSFNNELTGGIIIETESYLGVEDRASHAFNNRRTKRNEVMYAEGGHAYVFRCYGIHALFNVVTSRREIPHAILIRAIKPVIGIETMLKRRKKSKVDSTLSGGPGTLTQALGIDLIHNGLSLSGCDIWLENREIAIEDGAIKSSPRIGIDYAGEDALKPWRFNLTLKE from the coding sequence ATGAAAATAGCTTCTGATTATTACCTCAATGAAGATACACTATTTATGGGCCAAGATTTATTGGGCAAATATTTAATGACTTCTTTCAACAATGAACTTACTGGGGGGATCATCATTGAAACGGAGAGTTACTTAGGAGTCGAAGATCGTGCCTCTCATGCCTTCAATAACAGGCGGACAAAGCGCAATGAAGTCATGTATGCGGAAGGAGGACATGCCTATGTCTTTCGCTGCTATGGAATTCATGCTCTTTTTAACGTTGTTACAAGCCGCCGAGAAATACCTCATGCCATTCTTATTCGAGCAATAAAGCCTGTTATTGGGATTGAGACCATGTTAAAGCGAAGAAAAAAAAGCAAAGTGGATTCTACCCTATCTGGAGGGCCAGGAACACTTACTCAAGCCCTAGGCATTGACTTGATCCATAATGGGCTTTCTTTATCCGGCTGTGACATTTGGCTTGAAAACCGAGAAATAGCGATTGAGGACGGAGCTATTAAAAGTAGTCCCCGAATCGGCATTGATTATGCAGGTGAAGATGCTTTAAAACCGTGGCGTTTTAATCTTACTCTGAAGGAATAA
- a CDS encoding hypothetical protein (Product derived from UniProtKB/Trembl:Q6MCC2), giving the protein MSRHRSFGKSSGTAAKRNVLKRFERLDVLKKLGRYDANEKKKITGLPKTPVS; this is encoded by the coding sequence ATGTCTAGACACCGCAGTTTTGGCAAATCCTCTGGCACAGCAGCAAAACGCAATGTATTAAAACGTTTTGAACGTCTTGATGTGCTTAAAAAATTAGGTCGTTATGACGCTAATGAAAAAAAGAAAATTACAGGTCTACCAAAAACACCAGTAAGTTAA
- a CDS encoding hypothetical protein (Product derived from UniProtKB/Trembl:F8LDK7), with product MKKYFATGLATLLPIVLTCMIVAFILRFLTKPFLGLTENLFLVFAGQDHLIATHPALLHFFSQMLIAISLVVFIVFIGFAGQHFLAKIFFSIGNRIIHTIPIVNKIYKASQDVIESLVNPNATSFSQVVLVPFPNKTSLSLGFITREGLPIDTPCKETDLISVFLPGTPNPTMGFMLMFERKQIKIIDLKVDEALKFIVSCGVILDKKEIYNVQ from the coding sequence ATGAAAAAGTACTTTGCCACGGGTCTTGCTACCCTTCTTCCCATTGTGTTAACTTGCATGATCGTTGCCTTTATTTTGCGCTTTCTCACTAAACCTTTTCTCGGACTTACAGAAAACTTATTTCTTGTATTTGCTGGGCAAGACCATTTAATTGCAACACATCCAGCGCTTCTTCATTTTTTTTCTCAAATGCTGATCGCTATTTCTCTTGTTGTCTTCATTGTCTTTATTGGTTTTGCTGGACAACATTTTTTAGCTAAAATCTTTTTCAGCATAGGTAATCGTATTATCCACACAATCCCTATTGTGAACAAAATTTATAAAGCCTCTCAAGATGTGATAGAAAGCCTTGTTAACCCCAATGCTACGAGCTTTTCACAAGTAGTTCTTGTACCTTTCCCTAACAAAACATCTTTATCCTTAGGTTTTATTACTAGAGAAGGCTTGCCCATAGATACTCCCTGTAAAGAAACAGATCTTATTTCTGTATTTCTGCCCGGTACACCTAATCCCACTATGGGTTTCATGCTTATGTTTGAGAGAAAGCAAATCAAGATCATTGATCTAAAAGTGGATGAGGCTTTAAAATTCATTGTCTCCTGTGGTGTAATTTTGGATAAAAAAGAGATCTATAACGTTCAATGA
- a CDS encoding Endoribonuclease YbeY (Product derived from UniProtKB/Swiss-Prot:Q6MCC1;Gene name derived from UniProtKB/Swiss-Prot:Q6MCC1;EC number derived from UniProtKB/Swiss-Prot:Q6MCC1): MITHIENTQSDVPLNTSNLKEIIREILRLEEKKCDEIAIHFVDSNRICHLHEEYFNDPTLTDCITLPLDSANEEGYCILGDVFVCPKTAKDYISVEGGDLYEEITLYVIHGILHLLEYDDINEDEEKLMRLAERRHLNHLKEKQLILSSGPAE, from the coding sequence ATGATCACCCATATTGAAAACACACAATCAGATGTACCTTTAAATACTTCAAATTTAAAAGAGATCATCAGAGAGATTTTACGTCTTGAAGAAAAAAAATGTGACGAAATCGCTATTCATTTTGTAGATTCCAATCGTATTTGCCATCTTCACGAGGAGTATTTCAATGACCCGACTCTGACAGACTGTATAACGCTACCCCTAGATTCTGCAAATGAAGAAGGGTACTGTATTCTTGGAGATGTTTTTGTTTGCCCTAAAACAGCAAAAGATTACATTTCTGTAGAAGGCGGAGATCTATATGAGGAAATCACTTTATATGTTATTCATGGAATTTTACATCTCTTAGAATATGATGACATAAATGAAGATGAAGAAAAATTAATGCGCCTTGCTGAAAGACGCCACCTTAATCATTTAAAAGAAAAGCAATTGATCCTTTCTTCAGGGCCAGCAGAATGA
- a CDS encoding Uncharacterized protein (Product derived from UniProtKB/Trembl:F8KW82): MKKYFITGLVILLPLAVTFAVIIFIFNLLTEPFAGALSSLLRHYNLLDNGFLIFSGKQLQLFISKVFVLIFMFFFTVLLGIIARWFFVHYLIRFWDYLFHHIPFVSTLYKACKDVINTIFASKTKSFKQVVLVPFPSAESRSIGLITQDDLKWFGAEKPPLTAVFVPTTPNPTSGFLMMYDPKDIIFVDMKVEEAFKYVISCGVILNSFSIISAEQAQQRLEQES; the protein is encoded by the coding sequence ATGAAAAAATATTTCATTACAGGGCTTGTCATTCTCCTACCTCTTGCAGTCACTTTCGCTGTGATCATTTTTATTTTTAACTTACTAACAGAACCTTTTGCTGGAGCTCTAAGCTCACTTCTCAGACACTACAATCTTTTAGATAATGGGTTTCTCATTTTTTCAGGCAAACAGCTTCAACTCTTCATCAGTAAAGTGTTTGTCCTTATCTTTATGTTTTTCTTTACAGTTCTCCTAGGAATAATTGCTAGATGGTTTTTTGTTCATTACCTCATCCGCTTTTGGGATTACCTTTTTCATCATATCCCTTTTGTAAGCACACTTTACAAAGCATGCAAAGATGTGATCAATACGATCTTTGCTTCGAAAACAAAATCTTTTAAACAAGTTGTGCTCGTCCCCTTCCCTAGTGCTGAATCGAGAAGTATCGGTTTGATTACGCAAGATGATCTAAAGTGGTTTGGAGCGGAAAAACCTCCTTTGACAGCTGTATTTGTCCCAACTACTCCTAATCCCACCTCCGGCTTTTTAATGATGTATGACCCTAAAGATATTATCTTTGTCGACATGAAAGTCGAAGAGGCATTTAAGTATGTGATCTCATGCGGAGTGATCTTAAATTCTTTTTCCATCATTAGTGCAGAACAAGCTCAACAAAGACTTGAGCAAGAGAGCTAG
- a CDS encoding Uncharacterized protein (Product derived from UniProtKB/Trembl:F8KYD8) gives MNAKTSVIFLKVHTNGEKLAAISTALQNVVAQKKKILILVPSLEAADYLDKYLWQSADENFLPHIKTNKKTKEIIAITLTHENHNQADVLLNLNPTISSITAEFATVYDFEDFTSTDKARLSETRKLAYQKL, from the coding sequence ATGAATGCAAAAACGAGTGTCATCTTTCTTAAAGTTCATACCAATGGTGAAAAATTAGCTGCAATCTCTACAGCTCTTCAAAATGTTGTGGCCCAAAAAAAGAAAATTCTAATTCTAGTGCCAAGTTTAGAAGCTGCGGACTACCTAGATAAATACCTTTGGCAAAGTGCCGATGAAAACTTTTTACCCCATATCAAGACAAACAAAAAAACGAAGGAAATTATTGCCATCACCCTCACCCATGAAAACCATAACCAAGCAGATGTTCTACTCAACTTAAACCCGACCATCAGCTCAATTACAGCGGAGTTTGCGACAGTTTATGATTTTGAGGATTTCACTTCGACCGATAAGGCAAGGCTATCGGAAACACGAAAACTAGCATATCAAAAGCTTTAG
- a CDS encoding Uncharacterized protein (Product derived from UniProtKB/Trembl:F8KYN9): MVRISKQSERRKQFPRKHKKASPKTGSLKDNLENGFKFHQNALEGDLASIAFIPKIK; the protein is encoded by the coding sequence ATGGTAAGAATAAGTAAACAATCAGAAAGAAGAAAACAATTTCCAAGAAAACACAAAAAAGCATCCCCTAAAACGGGCTCTTTGAAAGATAATCTTGAAAATGGCTTTAAATTTCATCAAAATGCTCTTGAAGGTGATTTAGCAAGTATTGCATTTATCCCTAAGATCAAATAA